A genomic window from Coleofasciculus sp. FACHB-T130 includes:
- a CDS encoding DUF1997 domain-containing protein, translating into MDADNAAIEAASTNETTRFHTHFESCMEMYADAETVAKYLDTHHGWFCRCAHPMQVEPLGENGYALVIGRFGAFGYEVEPKIGLELLPRDQGVYRVRTVPVPNYVTPGYDVDYESAMTLVEVPADRFAPHQVSAITYVEWHLDLSVYIQFPKFIHKLPKSVIQNTGDRLLAQIVRQVSKSLTPKVQEDFHTSLGLPVPKKAKKRANG; encoded by the coding sequence ATGGATGCCGACAACGCAGCCATAGAAGCCGCGAGTACAAATGAAACGACTCGATTTCATACTCACTTTGAGAGCTGCATGGAGATGTATGCCGATGCCGAAACGGTTGCTAAGTATCTAGATACTCACCACGGTTGGTTCTGCCGCTGCGCTCACCCCATGCAAGTAGAACCCCTAGGAGAGAATGGTTACGCTTTGGTAATCGGGCGTTTTGGTGCGTTTGGTTATGAGGTGGAGCCAAAAATTGGCTTAGAACTGTTGCCACGGGATCAAGGTGTTTATCGAGTTCGGACAGTACCCGTTCCGAATTACGTGACTCCAGGCTATGACGTTGACTATGAGTCGGCGATGACATTAGTGGAAGTACCGGCAGATAGATTCGCCCCACATCAGGTATCTGCGATCACCTATGTTGAGTGGCATCTGGACTTGTCCGTTTATATTCAGTTTCCCAAGTTTATTCACAAGTTGCCTAAGTCTGTGATTCAAAATACGGGCGATCGCCTCTTGGCTCAAATTGTGCGACAAGTTTCTAAGTCTCTCACCCCCAAAGTCCAGGAAGACTTTCATACCAGTCTGGGCTTGCCCGTGCCTAAAAAAGCCAAGAAAAGGGCTAATGGCTAA
- a CDS encoding NAD(P)H-binding protein: protein MKAFVAGATGETGRRIVQELVQRNIPVRALVRDIEKARQILPDAAELVVGDVLQPESLSSALGDSTVLLCATGSSPGLDPTGPYKVDYEGTKNLVDAAKAKGIEHFVLVSSIGASQVLHPLNLFWLVLVWKKQAEEYIQKSGLTYTIVRPGGLKNEENSEPIAMYKADTLSLSGSIPRTKVAKVCVEALFQPSARNKIVEIITKAEAPEKSWEQMFASVA, encoded by the coding sequence ATGAAAGCATTTGTAGCAGGGGCAACGGGCGAGACAGGTCGTCGGATTGTACAAGAGCTAGTGCAGCGGAATATACCTGTTCGAGCGTTAGTTCGAGACATCGAAAAAGCTAGACAGATTCTACCAGATGCCGCTGAATTGGTAGTGGGCGATGTTTTACAGCCAGAAAGCCTCTCTTCTGCCCTAGGTGATAGTACGGTTTTACTGTGCGCCACAGGTTCTAGCCCTGGCTTAGACCCGACGGGACCCTACAAGGTGGACTACGAAGGCACTAAAAATCTAGTGGATGCTGCCAAGGCGAAGGGAATCGAGCATTTTGTGCTGGTTTCTTCAATTGGTGCTTCTCAAGTTTTGCACCCACTGAATCTATTCTGGCTAGTTCTGGTGTGGAAGAAGCAAGCAGAGGAATATATTCAGAAAAGCGGGTTGACCTACACAATTGTGCGACCGGGAGGCCTCAAAAACGAAGAGAACTCAGAGCCAATCGCTATGTACAAGGCTGACACTCTGTCTTTAAGTGGCAGCATTCCCCGTACTAAGGTCGCGAAAGTGTGTGTCGAAGCGCTATTTCAACCATCGGCTCGCAATAAAATTGTTGAAATCATTACCAAGGCAGAGGCTCCTGA